One window from the genome of Carassius auratus strain Wakin unplaced genomic scaffold, ASM336829v1 scaf_tig00019316, whole genome shotgun sequence encodes:
- the LOC113076214 gene encoding uncharacterized protein LOC113076214 isoform X2, whose translation MACQCSCVAGLALCNHIAALLFQTAHYSQQGAAAVPPTHSCTGSEQQWHKPRTQGFKPGPTNEMVVLSARPKERRLAEGIRSNLYKAACNLTCCLPDMSVLRVKDIYEGMSKESAPLIATMGISGDVPLVDSAFGKVQEGSLLSYQLPAWSPPKTCPHSTAPPRPNLPLDGYCLGPSECCFVLTHHQQMHMTSLATTEVMAHETEMGTRQQSTMREWHLLRKPRLTSSRFREVCHVRGQSSAASLTVRILKSGYQSAEMKRGLQMEPKAIEEYCCIQEVNHYPCGFIIHPDAPWLGSSPDGLVYNPKADPVFGLVEVKCPNLRSYVDCAYLRVSGGVLQLKHGVILLCLLKTTCSYKEYTEMRESLKQ comes from the exons ATGGCCTGTCAGTGCTCATGTGTGGCAGGGCTTGCTCTATGTAATCACATTGCAGCATTGCTCTTCCAAACAGCACATTACAGCCAACAGGGAGCGGCAGCTGTCCCCCCGACTCACAGCTGCACAGGGTCTGAGCAGCAATGGCACAAACCCAGGACCCAG GGCTTTAAGCCTGGTCCAACAAATGAAATGGTGGTATTGTCAGCTAGGCCCAAGGAGAGAAGATTGGCAGAAGGCATCAG GAGCAACCTGTATAAAGCTGCCTGTAACCTGACCTGTTGCCTTCCAGACATGTCAGTTCTACGGGTGAAGGATATTTACGAAGGCATGTCGAAAGAATCTGCTCCTTTAATAGCCACTATGGGTATTTCAGGGGATGTGCCTTTAGTTGACAGCGCTTTTGGAAAAGTCCAAGAAGGGAGTTTACTGTCCTATCAACTTCCAGCATGGAGCCCACCAAAGACCTGTCCACATAGCACTGCACCACCACGACCAAACTTACCTCTGGATGGCTACTGTCTAGGTCCCTCAGAGTGCTGTTTTGTGTTGACTCACCATCAGCAGATGCACATGACTTCTCTAGCAACAACAGAAGTCATGGCACACGAAACTGAGATGGGCACAAGACAACAAAGCACAATGAGGGAATGGCATTTATTGAGAAAGCCACGTCTAACCTCCTCTAGATTCAG AGAAGTTTGCCATGTGAGAGGGCAGTCCTCAGCGGCGAGTCTAACGGTGAGAATTTTGAAGTCAGGCTATCAGTCTGCAGAAATGAAGCGGGGCCTTCAGATGGAGCCCAAAGCTATTGAGGAATACTGCTGCATTCAGGAGGTAAATCACTACCCTTGTGGTTTTATCATCCACCCCGATGCACCTTGGCTTGGCTCATCACCAGATGGGTTGGTGTACAACCCTAAAGCTGATCCTGTGTTTGGACTGGTAGAAGTGAAGTGCCCAAATTTGAGAAGCTATGTGGACTGTGCCTACCTTAGGGTCTCTGGTGGAGTGCTACAGCTCAAACA TGgtgtgattttgttgtgtttactGAAGACGACATGTTCATACAAAGAATATACAGAGATGAGGGAGTCATTAAAACAATGA
- the LOC113076214 gene encoding uncharacterized protein LOC113076214 isoform X1 codes for MACQCSCVAGLALCNHIAALLFQTAHYSQQGAAAVPPTHSCTGSEQQWHKPRTQGFKPGPTNEMVVLSARPKERRLAEGIRSNLYKAACNLTCCLPDMSVLRVKDIYEGMSKESAPLIATMGISGDVPLVDSAFGKVQEGSLLSYQLPAWSPPKTCPHSTAPPRPNLPLDGYCLGPSECCFVLTHHQQMHMTSLATTEVMAHETEMGTRQQSTMREWHLLRKPRLTSSRFREVCHVRGQSSAASLTVRILKSGYQSAEMKRGLQMEPKAIEEYCCIQEVNHYPCGFIIHPDAPWLGSSPDGLVYNPKADPVFGLVEVKCPNLRSYVDCAYLRVSGGVLQLKQSHTYYWQVQGQLFISGMKWCDFVVFTEDDMFIQRIYRDEGVIKTMKQKVDYFYFYFYLPTLLA; via the exons ATGGCCTGTCAGTGCTCATGTGTGGCAGGGCTTGCTCTATGTAATCACATTGCAGCATTGCTCTTCCAAACAGCACATTACAGCCAACAGGGAGCGGCAGCTGTCCCCCCGACTCACAGCTGCACAGGGTCTGAGCAGCAATGGCACAAACCCAGGACCCAG GGCTTTAAGCCTGGTCCAACAAATGAAATGGTGGTATTGTCAGCTAGGCCCAAGGAGAGAAGATTGGCAGAAGGCATCAG GAGCAACCTGTATAAAGCTGCCTGTAACCTGACCTGTTGCCTTCCAGACATGTCAGTTCTACGGGTGAAGGATATTTACGAAGGCATGTCGAAAGAATCTGCTCCTTTAATAGCCACTATGGGTATTTCAGGGGATGTGCCTTTAGTTGACAGCGCTTTTGGAAAAGTCCAAGAAGGGAGTTTACTGTCCTATCAACTTCCAGCATGGAGCCCACCAAAGACCTGTCCACATAGCACTGCACCACCACGACCAAACTTACCTCTGGATGGCTACTGTCTAGGTCCCTCAGAGTGCTGTTTTGTGTTGACTCACCATCAGCAGATGCACATGACTTCTCTAGCAACAACAGAAGTCATGGCACACGAAACTGAGATGGGCACAAGACAACAAAGCACAATGAGGGAATGGCATTTATTGAGAAAGCCACGTCTAACCTCCTCTAGATTCAG AGAAGTTTGCCATGTGAGAGGGCAGTCCTCAGCGGCGAGTCTAACGGTGAGAATTTTGAAGTCAGGCTATCAGTCTGCAGAAATGAAGCGGGGCCTTCAGATGGAGCCCAAAGCTATTGAGGAATACTGCTGCATTCAGGAGGTAAATCACTACCCTTGTGGTTTTATCATCCACCCCGATGCACCTTGGCTTGGCTCATCACCAGATGGGTTGGTGTACAACCCTAAAGCTGATCCTGTGTTTGGACTGGTAGAAGTGAAGTGCCCAAATTTGAGAAGCTATGTGGACTGTGCCTACCTTAGGGTCTCTGGTGGAGTGCTACAGCTCAAACAGTCTCACACTTACTACTGGCAGGTGCAGGGCCAACTGTTCATTTCCGGGATGAAGTGgtgtgattttgttgtgtttactGAAGACGACATGTTCATACAAAGAATATACAGAGATGAGGGAGTCATTAAAACAATGAAGCAAAAGGttgattacttttacttttacttttatcttCCAACACTTTTGGCTTGA
- the LOC113076212 gene encoding uncharacterized protein LOC113076212: protein MSDTSQQNQTAENQNPVVTTSPAQTSSQQQVAKESTAPHGSSILHNKVEVNVQVLFHEKQKMADYQEESSNDNDDIQHDKDITENEIMEKTLSNESHVSPLWTMSEYSEKAQHEQKRKEQELLLLALKLKQDLTDEALEDMFQVINAITGKHSVSTTKHHFYKNMLDYKDYIIIKHFCSDCMVLMQTKDEKVGCRICGKQVDAKEHMKSGNFFIVLPLEAQLRNIIEQHKFSQLTVNNKDDVNSHLVDVCDGVLYKKTLKTFTTLNDCPNFSITFSCDGVPLFKSSSQSIWPLLCTLNELPPDLRSDHIMLTALWFGAKKPPMNIYLDPFVNECIGLHGRGFDWVTSDGVHGTSKVYALILVSDSVARPLLQNFKQFNGEFGCSFCLQKGTLVERGRGKVRVYPFEENIELRCQSQTLELVMRAVETGTPSAGVEGPSVLSLLPGFDIIEGCVPDFMHSVLLSLRYGVTLKTTNLLGIKAGPYHKLTNYC from the exons ATGAGCGATACTTCGCAG CAGAATCAGACTGCAGAAAACCAGAATCCAGTTGTGACCACCAGCCCTGCACAGACATCCAGTCAG CAACAAGTTGCAAAGGAGTCAACTGCACCTCATGGTTCAAGCATCCTACACAATAAAGTGGAAGTCAATGTGCAG GTACTCTTCCATGAGAAACAGAAAATGGCTGACTACCAAGAAGAATCAAGTAATGACAATGATGACATTCAACATGACAAAGACATTACGGAGAATGAAATTATGGAGAAAACCCTCAGCAATGAAAGCCATGTATCTCCTTTATGGACGATGTCAGAATACAGTGAGAAAGCACAAcatgaacaaaaaagaaaagagcaggAGTTGCTCCTCCTAGctctaaaattaaaacaagattTGACCGATGAAGCACTAGAAGACATGTTTCAGGTCATAAATGCTATCACTGGTAAACACTCAGTGTCAACTACTAAACATCACTTCTACAAAAATATGCTTGATTATAAGGACTACATTATTATCAAACATTTCTGTTCAGATTGTATGGTCTTAATGCAAACAAAAGATGAAAAAGTAGGTTGCAGAATTTGCGGCAAACAAGTTGATGCAAAGGAGCACATGAAATCTGGAAACTTTTTTATTGTTCTCCCTCTAGAAGCACAACTACGAAATATTATCGAACAACACAAGTTTTCGCAGTTGACCGTCAATAACAAGGATGACGTAAATAGTCACTTGGTTGATGTATGTGATGGTGTGCTCTATAAAAAGACCTTGAAAACCTTCACAACTTTAAATGATTGCCCCAACTTTTCAATCACCTTTAGTTGTGATGGGGTACCTTTATTCAAATCCTCTTCGCAGTCCATATGGCCCCTGTTGTGCACTTTAAATGAACTACCTCCCGATCTGAGATCTGACCATATTATGTTAACAGCATTGTGGTTTGGAGCTAAAAAGCCCCCAATGAACATCTATCTTGACCCATTTGTGAATGAGTGCATTGGTCTACATGGGCGTGGCTTTGATTGGGTTACATCTGATGGTGTACATGGTACCAGCAAAGTATATGCTTTAATACTTGTAAGCGATTCTGTTGCCCGTCCACTCCTACAGAACTTTAAGCAGTTCAATGGGGAGTTTGGATGTTCTTTTTGTCTTCAGAAGGGAACACTTGTTGAACGTGGTCGGGGAAAGGTCAGGGTTTACCCCTTTGAGGAAAACATAGAACTGAGATGTCAAAGTCAGACTTTAGAGCTAGTTATGAGAGCTGTTGAAACAGGCACACCTTCAGCAGGTGTGGAAGGACCTTCGGTGTTGTCCCTTTTACCTGGATTTGATATAATTGAGGGATGTGTCCCTGATTTCATGCACAGTGTCCTCCTATCACTTCGCTATGGTGTAACCCTGAAAACCACCAATCTCCTTGGTATTAAGGCAGGTCCATACCACAAATTGACAaactactgttaa